The following DNA comes from Hordeum vulgare subsp. vulgare chromosome 3H, MorexV3_pseudomolecules_assembly, whole genome shotgun sequence.
ACCATTCGGGATCCTCTTTGACGCGCTGAAGGAAAATCTTTTCGTAAACATGCAGAGGGTCCAACTCCTTGTTCCTTCGTGCATTCTCCAGTTCCTCTCCGGAAGAGGATAACTGTAGTAGAAAAGCAGAAGGTAAAGTGAAATGAATATACAAACACAAAAGCAGAGACATCAGACTGCTAAGATACAAAGGCCAGACCAACCAACCAGGTAACATATCATGTAAACTGTAAAGCTCGGGTTGTTTCATTTCCAGATTAAATGTTCTGAAGCTCAAGGTTCCAGTAAAGAAAAACAGATACCTCAAGGGCTTCGATGTAGTACCGGGAGAGCCGGTGGTAGACATCAACCTGTTGCCTTTCATCATAGGTAGAAAGGAATACTGGTAAATTAGCAGTGTTCAACTTCTCAATGAGATATGCGCTCTTCGTCAAGATGGACTCTTCGTCCAGATCAAGGAGGTTTTGTAATTCGTCTTGTCCCCGTTCTTGTTCGTGGTCAGTTAGAACCTTCTTCTCTTCTGTAGCTGGGATTGGGATGTTTACCGTCTTCTCTTGTGTCCATGTGCTTTCTTCTGAGCTGCTGTTGCCGCGGCTGGCAGGAGGAGTTAATTTGTTCATCCCGACGTGTCGATCAGCCGGCGGCGGCAGCGACGCGAAGGTAATCTGACCAGGAACCCAGCGAAAATTCGTGGGCGTATCCAAGGCGCGTGGGGAGAGGGATAAAAAGAAAATTGAGGAGGTGATCCGACTACGATTACAATAGTAGTTTGGCGAGCGATCCGACTACGATTACAATAGTAGTTTGGGGAGCGATCCGGCGGTGTTGTATCCTTGTCCAAACCTGAATCAGGATCACACCTCTCGCCCATCCAGCTCTCTCTTCTCTGCTTGCTGACGCAGTGGCGCTGGCGGCGGTCCAGATCCGCTTCCTCCCATCTGAGGCTCCACCAGCTTGTGTACGTCAAAGCCTGCAgggcctcctcctctttctctacCTCCACCAGCTTGTAAACGTCAAAGCCTGCGgggcctcctcctctttctctacCTCACCAGCTCTGAAGAGCAACTTCAATGAAGACTCAAACGAACGTCAATTTTGTCCGTTTTTATCTGTTTAGGTCGACCAAGCGGACACGGACGTCCGCTTCCGCGTTTGGGTCGGCGCATACGTCCAACGCTGACCCGACCAATTTTGACGGCGCGAAAAAGAGACTACCtgcatatttaaaataaaaacaacattaattaaacattaaagccGGTTATGAAGACCAGCGAGAGTCCACACGTCCACATttacaataaaaaaataaaaacaaactaAATTACGAGGCGGCACGCTGCGCTaggcgtcgtcttcgtcgtcctcgGGATTCGTGAGGTTGATGAGCGTCGGCGCAGGGTCGGTCCAGGGGAACGTCATGTTTGAGAGGGCGTTCATGTCGGGCACGGGCTTTGCCGCCGCGGGCTGTGCCGTCGCCTGTGCCGCCGCGGCCTGGCGCGCCTCCTCCTCGGCTTTGCGTTGCTCCTCCTCGGCATCGCGCTCTCAAGCATCTCGAGGTACTCGACGTGGCGGGCCTCCTCGGCCAGCCGTCGCTGGCGCCAGTCTTCGAGTTACGCCGCCTCCTCGGCCGGCGTCGCCCCAACCCAGACTCGTGGCGCGCTGACCCACTCGGACACTACTCCCGTCCAAGAGTACCGctcgatgggggggggggggacggctCAGGCTTCGGCCGGGCTTTGACCGACGATCGGACGCAGTCGCCCGCCGCGGAGAGGGCCATGGCCGCCTCGTACTctgcctcctcttcctcggccgtCGCCgcctgatacgtatccaacgtatctataattttttatggttccatgctattatcttgtcaaactttggatgtttcgtatgcattttatatctttttggtgactaacttattaactcagtgccaagtgtcagttcctgtttttttcgtgtttttgacctttttcagaggagaatatcaaacggaataaaacctctgatttttttccggaacagaagatacgcagggagcttgtgaaccaaggaaaagggtcccgggggaggccacaagcccccaagccgcggcctggggggcgcctagcaggcttgtgggccccccgtggctcctttgccctacttcttccgcctataaatccccaaaaaaatctaaaaccacaggagggagccacgaaaatacttttccaccgccgcaagcttctgtctccccaagatcccatctagggcacgttctggtgccctgccggaggggggattcggacacgaagggcttcttcatcaacaccattgcctctccgatgatgcgtgagtagttcaccatagactcttgggtccatagctagtagctagatggcttcttctctctcttggatcttcaatacaaagttctccatgatcttcatggagatctatccgatgtaatcttattttgcggggtgtttgtcgagatccaatgaattttggatttatgatcagattatctatgaatcttatttgagtttcttctgatctcttatatgcatgatttcatatccttgtaattctcttcgagttgtgggtttcgtttggccaacttgatctacagttcttgcaatgggagaagtgcttggttttgggttcataccgtgcggtgtcctcacccagtgacagaaggggtagcgaggcacgcatcgtgttgttgccatcaagggtaaaaagatggggtttatatctattgcatgaatttatccctctacatcatgtcatcttgcttaaggcgttactttgtttgttatgaactcaatacactagatgcatgctggataacggttgatgtgtggataaataatagtagatgcagaaagtatgggtctacttgtctcggacgtgatgcctatatgtatgatcattgtcttagatatcgtcatgactttgcgcggttctatcaattgctcgacagtaattcgtgcaCCCACGTAATATTTGATATcaggagagaagcctctagtgaacagtatggcccctgggtctacttcacatcatattttcagccctacacttttagtttgttgcactttccgccttcagatctcaccttgcaatcaatcgtgaagggattgacaacccctttgtagcgttgggtgtaagtttgctgtttttgcgtaggtactttggagacttgccttgatactcctactggattgataccttggttctcaaactgagggaaatacttactgctactgtgatgtatcaccctttcctcttcaagggaaaaaccaacgaaagctcaaggggcagcaagaagaatttctggcgccgttgcccgggaggagtatcaagtcaagaatagtctccagtcaacgtgccaatttctcgcgccgttgccggggaggagtatcaagtcaagaatagtctcccatcaacgtgccaatttctggcgccgttgccggggagcatcaagtcaagaatagtcttcctccaacgtgtcaatgtcTGGCACCGGGGtttgttctaagtgaagcttatccaagtaactgtcgcaaactcatctcttgcatttactttttttgcctatcgttttcctctcccccacttctgaaaaacaaaaatttacaaaaatatttgcctttttcgttcgcccttttctttcgcttgctttctgttcgcttgtgtgcttgtcttgcttgctgaagtcaccatgactgaaaacaccaaactttgtgacttctcgaatactaataataatgattttattagtactccgattgctcccgccactagtgcggaatcatatgaaatcaatgctgctttgttgaatcttgttatgaaagagcaattttcggccttcctagtgaagatgtcgcatcccatcttaataccttcattaagttatgcgatatgcaaaacaagaaagatgtggataatgatgttataaaattgaagctatttccgttctcattatgagatcgagcaaaaacttggttttcttttttgcccaaaaatagtattgattcttggaacgagtgcaaagatgcttatatatccaagtattttccaccggctaagattatctctctctgtaatgatatcatgaattttaagcaactagatcatgaacatgttgcacaatcttgggagacaatgaaattgatgattacaaattgtcccgttcatggcttgagtctttggatgattatacaaatcttctatgttggtttgaattttgcttctagaaatatcttggactccgcctccggtggaactttcatgggaatcacattaggagaagccacaaaactcctagacaatatcatgataaactattctgagtggcacactgaaaggtcacctactagtaaaaaagtgcacgctatagaagaaattaactctttgagtgctaagatggatgagttaatgaaattttttgctagtaaaggtgctcctttagatccaaatgatatgcccttgccttccttgattgagagtaacaatgagagcttggatgttaattttgttggtaggaataattttggctacaacaatgcttttagaggtaaatatattcctaggccttttcctagtaatccctttaataactttggcaattcctacaacaatgctcatggaaattacaataaattaccctctgatctagagagtaatattaaagattttatcaactcgcaaaagattttcaatgtgtacatacaagaaaaactgctcaaaattgatgacttggctaggaccgttgatagaatgtctcttgatattgatgctttgaaattgagatgtgctcctcccaagatcaatatggatgaaactttaaaagctatgcgtgtttccatgaatgagagtaaagaaagaaccgcccaaatttgtgctagacatgaatggcttaaaaaggcgtgttctcgtgatgagaatcgcgaagatcttaaagtgcttggtgtgactcccattgaatccttgttttctaatgtcaaacctaatgatgatggggctggatatgaatccactttggttgaaaaacgccctaatgattcggagtctatctgtcttgatgctaaaagcattgaaagtggagtagaggatatcaaaactttgagtagtaatgaaactactactttggatttcaaggaattcaattatgatagttgctctttgattgaatgtatttcattgatgcaatccatgctaaactctccacacgcttatagccaaaacaaggcctttaccgatcttatcgtcgatgctatgatgaaatttcttacagagaaacttgagttggaagtttctatccctagaagacttcatgatgaatgggaaactactatcaaaatcaagatcaaaaactatgaatgcaatgctttgtgtgatttgggtgctagtgtttccgctattccaaagtctttatgtgatgttctaggcttcaatgagattgatgagtgctctcttaatttgcatcttgcggattctactgttaagaaacccatgggaaggatcaatgatgttcttattattgcaaataggaactatgtacccgtggatttcattgtgcttgatattgattgcaatccgacgtgtcctatcattcttggtagacctttcctaagcactatttgtgctgtcatcgatatgaaggaagggaatattagatttcaatttacattaaagaagggcatggaacattttcctagaaagaaaataagattgccttatgaatccatgatgagggctatgtgacagcccgatgaggacgttccagaagattccctcctttattccgttttcgtcgtgtggctatattcttttgtcgcatcagcatcacatcatgcacatcatttgcattgcatcggcatctccgttgccgccagttttcaaaacgtgcatccgttagtagttgtcggtactcgtcgttgtccgttctgagtccgatcacactcgcacgcgtccgcggcatcgtcaaaccttgttttaaaagtgtattgcaaactttctctgatcgaggtgaaacttggcatgcggtcgcgattagttatagctaggccgcctgtcaagttttgtcgcaatcggagtccgtctggtacccgaacggtcgaccgtagcggcaccgtattcggtctaccgtcagacgtttgtcggtgttttaaaaatccgttgccgcaccgcccgttctccctctcgtctccggatatccactctagaCGGActcttacccgttcccgcgtgcggaatcgtccgaatccgaccgcacggttggatccagaacgaaattccggctaacctagccccccctttgcctataaatatgttggggaacgtctcatgggaaataaaaattttcctacgcgcacgaagacctatcatggtgatgtccatctacgagaggggatttcagatctacgtacccttgtagatcgcacaacagaagcgttaagaaacgcggttgatgtagtggaacgtcctcacgtccctcgatccgccccgcgaaccgtcccgcgatccgtcccacgatccgctccgatctagtgccgaacggacggcacctccgcgttccgcacacgtacagatcgacgatgatcttgtccttcttgatccagcaagagagacggagaggtagatgagttctccggcagcgtgacggcgctccggaggttggtggtgatctaatctcagcagggctccgcccgagctccgcagaaacgcgatctagaggaaaaaccgtggaggtatgtggtcgggctgccgtggcaaaagttgtctcaaatcagccctaatagctccatatatataggaggaggggaggggagtcttgccttgaggctcaaggagccccaaaggctgcgccaccaaggggaggaggagtcctccaatcctagtccaactaggattggaaggtggagtccttctcttctttcccacctttcctttttttattttctctttgattttctatctatggcgcatagggccttcttgggctgtcccacaagcccaccaagggctggtgcgccacccccaaggcctgtgGGCTTCcttggggtgggctgccccctggtgaacatccggaacccattcgtcattcccggtacattcccggtaactccgaaaaccttccggtaatcaaatgaggtcatcctatatatcaatcttcgtttccggaccattttggaaaccctcgtgacgtctgtgatctcatccgggactccgaacaacattcagtaaccaaccatataactcaaatatgcataaaacaacgtcgaaccttaagtgtgcagaccctgcgggttcgagaactatgtagacatgacccaagtgactcctcggtcaatatccaatagctggacctggatgcccatattggatcctacatattctacgaagatcttatcgtttgaacctcagtgccaaggattcatataatcccgtatgtcattccctttgtccttcggtatgttacttgcccaagattcgatcatcagtatccgcatacctatttcaatctcgtttaccggcaagtttctttactcgttccgtaatacaagatcccgcaacttacactaagtcacattgcttgcaaggcttgtgtgtgatgttgtactaccgaatgggccccgagatacctctccgtcacacggagtgacaaatcccagtctcgatccatactaactcaacgaacaccttcggagatacctatagagcatatttatagtcacccagttacgttgcgacgtttgatacacacaaagcattcctctggtgtcagtgagttatatgatctcatggtcacaggaacaaatacttgacacgcagaaaacagtagcaacaaaatgacacgatcaacatgctacgtctattagtttgggtctagtccatcacatgattctcctaatgatgtgatcccgttatcaagtgacaacacttgcctatggtcaggaaaccttgaccatctttgatcaacgagctagtcaactacaggcttactagggacagtgttttgtctatgtatccacacatgcactgtgtttccaatcaatacaattatagcatggataataaacgattatcatgaacaaagaaatataataataactaatttattattgcctctagggcatatttccaacaaaatagACCCGGATGTATTTTTTTAGCTGCCCCTCTCccctgcctcgaaatccgtgccaaccctagcctcccgcaccctctctctcctcccatcgGTCCCTCAGCCGCCAccagggcccgccgagcccagatcggtcccagccgagcccatccgccgccgccgcctcgcgtgcTCCCGCGCCGCCCCTCTCCTCGCCGCACTCCTCCTCCCGTGGCTGCGCAGCTTCCCCCGTGCCGCGCCACCGGGACCTCGCCccttcgccgccgcctcctcgctgcCGGCAGCAGCTCGTCGCCAGCGCCGCCCGTGGCCAGCTCGCCCCGTCGGAGCCCCTGCACCTCTCCTTCGACAGGGACCGGCCACCATGAACGCCTGCGCCTCCAGCGCCGCCCGCCATCGCCGGCAGGCTGGCCCGTTGAGTCTCGCCCCGCCAATCCCTCGTCCCCGTCGGTACCGGGTCCCCGTCGGGGCCGCCGCGGGAGCAGCAACTACCAGCGCTCGTCATGGAGGCCAGCTCATCCTCCCGCGCCAGATCCGATCGGGAGCTGGGTCTGGCTCGCCCCCGTTGACCCGCGCGTGGGCCCCGACGGCCCAGCTCCTCCGAGGCGCCCCCGCCTGCCTCAGCCTCGTCTCAAGCCGGCCCGGTGGCCCACGGTGAGATCCAACCCCCCGGCGCCTATTTCACGCCCGTGGTGCCATTTAACTAAGCTGCGCCATGGCCTCGATCCCCTCTTCGCCAAGCCCCCTGCCCGCGTGCTCTGCCCCGTGTCCAGAGATCCACCCCGCGCGCCATGGCCTCTCCTCGCCTCCCCGCGCCACCAGCAGCCGGTGCCCCGCGCGCCGCCATGCTCGACCGCCTCGCCCTCGGCCTCAGCAGCCCCGTGTTCGCCTTCCCCAAGATGCCCACCGCCGTGCGTACCTGCCTCGCTGCTCTCCTCCGCCGGCGTCGCCCCGGGACCAGCTCCTGCCGCCGGTGTGCTGCGTGGCCTTCCCGAGCCAGCCCTGTGTCGTAGTCCCTCTAGGCCCTGGCCTCCTCCTGCCTGTTGCCGCTGCTGTCGCGTTGTTGTGTTGTTTCCCGCTGTTAGCTGCTGCGTGCTTGCCTTGGTGCTGCCATGCGCCGAGTTGCCTTGCCAATGTTGCTAGCCTGCCGATGTTGCTGCCGTCGTGGCTGGTTTTGTTGCCGTATCGCGAGCTGCTGCTTGCTATTTGCCCCCCTgctgctttgctgctgctgcctgtAGCTGCTGCTAGCTGTAGCGGCCTGCTAGGTGCTGTAGCGTGCTGCTGCTAgctattgctgtcgctgctgaTGCCGGTTGCCGTATGCTGTTTGCCTGCATTGCTGCTAGCTGCCGCTAGGCAGCTTAgtgcttgctgctgttgctaaTTGCTTAGGTGCTGCCGCTTGCCGCCATAGCTTGTTGTTAGTTGTTAGCTGAAGACGGCTGCTGGAAGATGTTGCTGCTTGATGTTGCGTGCCTCGCCCTATCGCCTTTCGggaacgtcgccgaagaccggtGCACCATCCCCGACTGCCGTGAGTCATCGACAAATTcgacgagtaccacgacgtcctcgacgacccccgaacGTCTTCGGAAAACGAGTtcaactaccgacgccgaagacctgagaaccacgacgccgagtgaacaactaccatcgacgagaccggtaccacgacttccacgacgtccacgacgaccgttgttccccttcaccgaaccgaaccgctccgattcgcacgcgtcgaaggtataccgatgagacgtggcaGAGAACCGTATGTATGTGTtttatgagttgaatgtatgtgtgcaccgtatgttgcccgttgcatgttgtccctcttatgttgtgcctcgacacatgggaacccggtaatcgggatcaccccatccttatttaacgttcccgcacatgctccctattcgttgccacgttatctcgatgagttatcaggataggaacgttgccgtggcatagtTTCCGTCTtgtcgccatggttccctctcgctcgctgtggcgacacatgtttctttctcttcttgcccgtgttatgaacttgcatgcataacgcattcatggcatataatcttgtgttgcatgttcttgtgccgtagctccgatctatgctccgtgtgttaaccgactaggatgtcagGTAGAATCACtcgctacacccttgccatgttaacaacaatttaatcttGCCGGTAATTTAACGGGAGTAaactaataattaaacgtggagttttgtgccatcccttgcattttcatctgatcatgcatcatattagggtgtgcatcatgtcttgcatttgtcgtggtgaatatctgtgttgatgtttgtttccggtttgctccttctcgagagagttccgcaagcgtgtcggaatgtgaggacccattcgactacgttggttcgccaacttcacggagttgttcttcttccaagcggggtctcacgcaagatgaccatttccccagataccattactatcattgccatgctagttttatcgcttctctcgcttatgtctcgttgcctaccacatgttaaatatcagcctcttaacaatgccatgaaaccttcaacctgttcaacctagcaaaccactgattggctatgttactgcttgcttaatcctgtgttagcgttgctagttgcaggtgcagttacttccatgtgaaagcatgggttccttgttatatcaccatattaaatgctatttattttaatgcacctatatacttggtaaaaggtggaaggctcggcctttctagcctggtgttttgttccacctttgcccccttagtttccggctaccggtgttatgttccataattgagcgctcctaacacgatcggggttgttatggggacccccttgataattcgttttagattaaagccggTCTGGCaatgcccaacattggtactacatttgcctaatcacctaataaaattgcatagggactttccggaccccgaggataatttaatcaacccccccccccccccgggggccactgctccgcatgagtgttggtccacccacctagcagtcgacagtgccacctcggggcaactcgaggtttggctaccgtccactatgcatagacggtgtgtcctgagaacgagatacgcggctcctatcgggttcgtcgacacaccgggtggccttgcttgattagttttacctttgacgagatatcttgtgcattgggattccgatgttgctttgggtaatctcagagttgaggttttccactagggaatctgacgagatcgcgagcttcgtgattgaggatttctatgcggcttgtggtaatttgtgatggactagttggagcaccccttgtgacgcccaagatgcgaccctatcctcaatttggcacgaaggcctcgtcagggatagaagcgtatctcgtcgtgtcgcaagaatggatatcgttacaagtacatgtagtgaaaagatgagatatacatagaattggcttacactcgccacaagctacatcagagtcacatcagtacattacataatcatcaagagtaagagcagggcccgactacggacgaaaacaatcgacaaaagaagaacgacgtccatccttgccatcCCAGGCTGCCTAAATtttaggagggggtctatatatagacaaacggggggtctaggttacccgaaatcgcgttccggatccaaccgcagggtcggattcgaacgattccgcacgcaggaacgggtacgcggccgtgtagagggtatatccggagacgagagggagaacgggcggcgcggcaacgatttataacacaccgaaagacgtccgacggtagaccgaatacggtgccgctacgggcgaccgttcgggtactagacggtctccgattgcgacgaaattcgacaggcggtctagcgataactaattacgaccgcgcgtcaaatctcaacccgatcagagaaagttttacgcatactttaaaaacagggtttcgacgatgccgcgggcgcgtgcgagtgtgaacaggctcagaacggacaacgacgagaaccagcaactaacaacggatgcaagttttgaaaacgggtggcaacggagatgccgatgcaatgctgatgatgcgcatgatgcgatgatgatgcgacaaaagaaaatagacacacgatgaaaacggaaagaaaaagggaatctt
Coding sequences within:
- the LOC123440680 gene encoding uncharacterized protein LOC123440680 encodes the protein MNKLTPPASRGNSSSEESTWTQEKTVNIPIPATEEKKVLTDHEQERGQDELQNLLDLDEESILTKSAYLIEKLNTANLPVFLSTYDERQQVDVYHRLSRYYIEALELSSSGEELENARRNKELDPLHVYEKIFLQRVKEDPEWYFHPEQCKLAGLDDYQRLLLRDDVGQQLTPPWQIF